One window from the genome of Marinobacter sp. LV10R510-11A encodes:
- a CDS encoding tellurite resistance TerB family protein, translated as MFNWLKQNAEQARSKLTAEASKFKNRSFMEAVVSGCALVAAADGNIDASEKQKMAGFIERADELKHFDMRQVIEVFQKAASDFEFDHGIGKASALKAIGKIRGNDDQARLLVRVVCAIGAADGDFDAQERAVVVEIAKELELNPEDFDL; from the coding sequence ATGTTCAACTGGTTAAAACAAAATGCGGAACAGGCTCGCTCTAAACTGACGGCGGAAGCCTCCAAGTTCAAGAATCGCTCCTTCATGGAAGCGGTAGTGAGTGGCTGTGCCTTGGTCGCTGCAGCGGATGGAAATATCGACGCGTCTGAAAAGCAGAAGATGGCTGGCTTTATTGAACGAGCCGACGAACTGAAGCATTTTGACATGCGTCAGGTCATTGAGGTCTTCCAGAAGGCCGCTAGTGATTTCGAGTTTGATCATGGGATAGGCAAAGCATCGGCGCTGAAAGCGATCGGCAAGATTAGAGGCAACGACGATCAGGCGCGTCTGCTTGTGCGGGTAGTCTGCGCAATTGGTGCTGCTGATGGCGATTTTGACGCGCAGGAAAGGGCCGTAGTGGTTGAAATTGCGA